Proteins from a genomic interval of Ensifer canadensis:
- a CDS encoding IclR family transcriptional regulator has product MSTIGKALTLLDAISRLDREVGLSDIARHCVLDKATARRFLVELEKHGFVEQDPDTKRYRIGGAPVRLARIREARFPFLTLAIPFVKELASTSGETVHLSEFVADRLSTVHVEDSPRAHRVIVDIGSALPFHATASGHAFLAFCPARQIEDALSMPLEAFTEYTITSKTELRRLLVETAHRGYSISQQGLESGVISVAAPIRAPDSVPIGAIAVAAPQVRANADTIEQLGPATAAIAKRISEKFFGLEQVPANPLARRAG; this is encoded by the coding sequence ATGAGCACCATCGGTAAGGCACTGACCCTGTTGGACGCGATCTCGCGACTGGACAGGGAAGTGGGCTTGAGCGACATCGCCAGGCATTGCGTGCTCGACAAGGCGACGGCGCGACGCTTTCTCGTCGAGCTTGAAAAACACGGTTTCGTCGAACAGGATCCGGATACCAAGCGCTACCGCATCGGCGGCGCGCCGGTCCGGCTTGCCCGCATCCGGGAAGCACGGTTCCCCTTTCTCACGCTCGCCATTCCATTCGTAAAAGAGCTTGCCAGCACATCAGGCGAGACCGTGCATCTCTCGGAATTCGTCGCCGACCGGCTTTCGACCGTTCACGTGGAAGATTCGCCGCGCGCCCATCGGGTCATCGTCGACATCGGCAGCGCGTTGCCCTTCCATGCGACCGCATCCGGCCACGCCTTCCTCGCCTTCTGCCCGGCAAGGCAGATCGAAGATGCACTGTCCATGCCCCTTGAAGCCTTCACCGAGTACACGATCACGTCGAAAACAGAACTTCGCCGCCTGCTCGTAGAGACCGCCCACCGCGGCTATTCGATCAGCCAGCAGGGGCTCGAAAGCGGCGTCATCAGTGTCGCCGCCCCGATCCGTGCGCCGGACAGCGTGCCGATCGGCGCGATCGCCGTTGCCGCACCGCAGGTCCGCGCCAATGCCGACACGATCGAGCAACTCGGACCGGCAACGGCGGCGATCGCGAAACGCATTTCGGAGAAATTCTTTGGGTTGGAGCAGGTGCCTGCCAATCCGCTGGCAAGGAGGGCCGGCTGA
- a CDS encoding aldehyde dehydrogenase, translated as MQKKIDQLRRNVVPPQKLFIGGNWRGAQSGRMLDVISPIDGTRLTTIADADVDDVDAAARAARAAFEKGTWSRAAPAERKKVLLRIAELIEKNALELAVLGVRDNGTEISMALKAEPGSAAGTFRYYGEAIDKVYGEIAPTADNVLGLVLREPVGVVAAIVPWNFPLMIGAWKIAPALAAGNSVILKPAEGASLTLLRLAELCAEAGLPEGVLNVVTGRGAVTGEAIGLHADIDVLAFTGSGGVGRRLLEYSARSNLKRVYLELGGKSPNIVFADAPDLDQAAKISAYGIFRNSGQVCVAGSRLLVERSIHEAFTEKVAAIAANMKVGDPLLLTTEAGAISSEIQLKKNLGFAEQAIAEGARLRAGGKRILEETGGFYMRPTIFDVDPGMTLAREEVFGPILSIIPFDDEADALRIANGTEYGLAAAVWTANLSRAHRIVRSIRAGVVHVNTYGGADNTVPLGGVKQSGNGHDKSLHALDKYTDLKTAWIQL; from the coding sequence ATGCAGAAAAAAATCGACCAGTTGCGCCGCAATGTGGTGCCGCCGCAAAAGCTCTTCATCGGCGGCAACTGGCGCGGCGCCCAGTCCGGCAGGATGCTGGATGTCATTTCCCCGATCGATGGCACGCGCCTCACGACCATCGCCGATGCTGATGTCGACGACGTCGATGCCGCTGCGCGTGCCGCCCGGGCGGCCTTTGAGAAGGGCACATGGTCGAGGGCTGCACCGGCGGAGCGCAAGAAGGTGCTTCTGCGCATAGCCGAACTCATCGAGAAAAATGCTCTCGAACTTGCCGTTCTCGGCGTACGTGACAATGGCACCGAAATTTCGATGGCGCTGAAGGCTGAGCCAGGCAGCGCCGCCGGTACCTTTCGCTACTACGGCGAGGCGATCGACAAGGTCTACGGCGAGATCGCGCCGACCGCTGACAACGTGCTCGGGCTCGTTCTTCGCGAACCCGTCGGTGTTGTCGCCGCTATCGTTCCCTGGAACTTTCCGCTGATGATCGGCGCCTGGAAGATCGCGCCGGCGCTCGCGGCCGGCAATTCGGTCATTCTGAAGCCTGCAGAGGGCGCGTCACTGACCTTGCTGCGGCTCGCCGAACTTTGCGCCGAAGCCGGCCTGCCTGAGGGCGTGTTGAATGTCGTGACGGGCAGGGGGGCGGTCACCGGCGAGGCGATCGGTCTCCATGCGGATATCGACGTGCTCGCCTTTACCGGCTCGGGCGGCGTCGGCCGGCGACTGCTTGAATATTCGGCGCGCTCCAACCTCAAGCGCGTCTATTTGGAGCTAGGCGGCAAGTCGCCCAACATCGTCTTTGCCGATGCCCCGGATCTCGATCAGGCGGCGAAAATCTCAGCCTATGGTATCTTCCGCAACTCCGGCCAGGTCTGCGTTGCCGGCTCGCGCCTGCTGGTGGAGCGATCGATCCACGAGGCCTTTACCGAGAAGGTTGCGGCGATCGCAGCAAACATGAAGGTCGGCGATCCGCTACTGCTGACAACCGAGGCCGGTGCGATCTCCAGCGAAATCCAGCTTAAGAAGAATCTCGGTTTCGCCGAGCAAGCGATAGCCGAGGGCGCGCGGCTGAGGGCCGGCGGCAAGCGTATCCTCGAGGAAACGGGCGGCTTCTACATGCGGCCGACGATTTTTGACGTCGATCCGGGCATGACGCTCGCCAGAGAAGAAGTCTTTGGGCCGATCCTCTCGATCATCCCCTTCGACGATGAAGCCGACGCGCTCCGCATCGCCAATGGCACCGAATACGGGCTTGCGGCGGCCGTCTGGACCGCGAACCTGTCGCGGGCGCATCGCATTGTGCGCTCTATTCGGGCCGGCGTCGTGCACGTCAACACCTATGGCGGCGCCGACAATACGGTGCCGCTTGGCGGAGTGAAGCAGTCGGGCAATGGCCACGACAAGTCACTGCACGCGCTCGACAAATACACCGACCTCAAGACCGCCTGGATCCAGCTCTGA
- a CDS encoding alpha/beta fold hydrolase: MTFRDLDLTYVESHGIPSLPEPHEHGFVENEGARIWYASHGSGPAVILLHGGMGNSGNWGYQVPAIVEAGYRAVIIDSRGHGRSTRDAREYSYQLMAADTRAVMDRLGIEKAAIVGWSDGADTALILAQETPERVAGIFFFACNVDDTGTKPFVFTPVIGRIWQQHQKDYAAFSATPGDFDALSAAVETMQRTQPNLSAAALAGISVPVAAVLGEFDEFIEQEHMTYLAKTLPDATLHVLPGLSHFAPLQGPDVFNGAVMTFLTSILR; the protein is encoded by the coding sequence ATGACCTTTCGCGACCTTGATCTGACTTATGTTGAAAGCCACGGGATCCCATCGCTTCCGGAGCCGCACGAACATGGCTTCGTCGAAAACGAAGGCGCACGCATCTGGTATGCGAGCCATGGTTCCGGCCCCGCAGTCATCCTGCTGCATGGTGGCATGGGAAACAGCGGAAACTGGGGCTATCAGGTCCCGGCAATCGTCGAAGCCGGCTATCGCGCTGTCATCATCGACAGCCGCGGCCACGGCCGCAGCACACGCGACGCACGTGAATACAGCTACCAGCTGATGGCCGCCGATACCCGCGCCGTCATGGATCGGCTAGGGATCGAGAAGGCCGCGATCGTCGGCTGGAGCGATGGCGCCGATACCGCCCTGATCCTCGCCCAAGAAACGCCCGAGCGCGTTGCCGGCATTTTCTTCTTCGCCTGCAACGTCGACGATACAGGCACCAAACCGTTCGTGTTCACGCCTGTTATCGGCCGCATCTGGCAGCAACATCAGAAGGACTACGCCGCATTCTCGGCGACGCCAGGTGATTTCGACGCGCTCTCGGCAGCCGTCGAAACGATGCAGCGGACACAGCCCAACCTGTCGGCGGCAGCACTTGCCGGTATCTCCGTGCCCGTGGCCGCGGTCCTTGGCGAATTTGACGAATTCATCGAGCAGGAGCACATGACCTATCTCGCCAAAACGCTACCTGACGCGACGCTTCACGTCCTTCCCGGTCTCAGCCATTTTGCCCCATTGCAGGGTCCCGATGTTTTCAATGGCGCCGTGATGACGTTCTTGACGAGCATCTTGCGCTAG
- a CDS encoding flavin reductase — METAISKTEFRNAMARVCAPVNVVTTNGPAGRGGFTATAMCSVTDDPPSLLVCMNRNSTQCGLFIDNRRFCVNVLSHDHTELAGHFAGATKDMATRYAAADWVEMQSGSLAVKDAIVSLDCELAEARLLGTHHILIGRVVGIRSRSDGNALLYFDRNYVHVPTQLGSFGG; from the coding sequence ATGGAAACGGCTATCTCCAAGACCGAATTCCGCAACGCGATGGCGCGGGTCTGTGCGCCCGTCAATGTCGTCACCACCAATGGACCCGCCGGGCGCGGCGGGTTCACTGCAACGGCGATGTGCTCGGTGACCGACGACCCGCCGAGCCTGCTCGTCTGCATGAACCGGAACTCGACGCAATGCGGCCTGTTCATCGACAACCGGCGCTTCTGCGTTAACGTGCTCAGCCACGACCACACCGAGCTCGCCGGCCATTTCGCCGGCGCCACCAAGGACATGGCAACCCGCTATGCCGCCGCCGACTGGGTCGAGATGCAGTCGGGAAGTCTCGCTGTGAAGGATGCGATCGTCTCGCTCGATTGCGAACTGGCGGAAGCAAGATTGCTCGGCACCCACCACATCCTGATCGGCCGCGTCGTCGGCATAAGATCGCGTAGCGACGGCAACGCGCTCCTCTACTTCGATCGCAACTACGTGCACGTGCCAACACAGCTCGGCAGTTTCGGCGGGTAG
- a CDS encoding helix-turn-helix domain-containing protein, whose translation MADIIPSFFVYGEPEQQLEPGFFHVETVMARRGLHQGQVRAHKHDQLAQVTYWFRGRGSYFIEDKVLDFSAPAVSFVPSGIVHGFSVEPLESDAFVISIADGLMLSARERTVLALDAPIMVAGARDDRQWQRLSSLMDMIAEEYGTGAFGTQSMMASLVSAILTQIARLATAAPSPSQSPDMILATQLRRMIDAHFRENWTVGRYTSALATTPHLLAKASNAAFGMQVKELINERRLLEAKRLLLFTVRSLEDIAYEIGLKDAAYFSRFFRLRTGMAPSDWRRLKLADAIVPS comes from the coding sequence ATGGCCGACATCATTCCAAGCTTCTTTGTCTACGGCGAACCGGAACAACAGCTCGAACCGGGGTTCTTCCACGTCGAAACGGTGATGGCTCGGCGTGGACTGCATCAAGGACAGGTCAGGGCCCATAAGCATGATCAACTTGCCCAGGTGACCTACTGGTTTCGCGGACGTGGGTCGTATTTCATCGAAGACAAGGTTTTGGACTTTTCCGCGCCAGCCGTCAGCTTCGTGCCAAGCGGTATCGTGCACGGTTTCTCCGTCGAACCGCTGGAAAGCGATGCTTTCGTAATATCGATCGCCGACGGCTTGATGCTGTCCGCCCGGGAGAGAACAGTCCTGGCGCTCGATGCGCCGATCATGGTTGCCGGCGCCCGGGACGACCGGCAGTGGCAGCGCCTATCGTCATTGATGGACATGATCGCAGAGGAGTACGGCACGGGAGCTTTCGGTACCCAGTCGATGATGGCATCGCTGGTATCGGCGATCCTGACGCAGATCGCGCGCCTTGCCACCGCCGCGCCATCGCCGTCGCAGTCCCCCGATATGATACTCGCAACACAGTTGCGGCGCATGATCGATGCGCATTTTCGCGAGAACTGGACGGTTGGGCGCTATACGAGTGCTCTTGCGACCACCCCGCACCTGCTTGCCAAGGCCAGCAATGCCGCGTTCGGGATGCAGGTGAAGGAACTGATCAATGAGCGCCGGCTGCTGGAAGCCAAGCGTCTGTTGCTTTTCACCGTTCGATCACTGGAAGATATAGCCTACGAGATCGGACTGAAGGATGCCGCCTACTTCTCCCGTTTCTTCCGCTTGCGTACCGGCATGGCGCCAAGCGACTGGCGACGGCTCAAGCTGGCGGACGCGATCGTGCCATCCTGA
- a CDS encoding APC family permease, producing MDNQSSPATGANQLRRNALGVGAVTFLVVSAAAPLTAVAGGVPLAMLLGNGAGIPGTFLLVTLILLMFSIGYVAMARHIRNAGAFYAYTAQGLGGLMGGAAAMIAILAYNAMQIGVFGLFGAATAGLFAGLGLDLPWWVWTFIGIAIVGVLGYRRVDLSAKVLTVLVILEYLVVLVIDVAIIAKGGDSGLTMTSFAPSALMSGSPSIGILFCFAAFIGFEATTIYSEEARDPHRTVPRATYISVLIIGVFYMLTSWLMVNAAGADKLVPELQGLADPTTFLFGLAERYAGGWLPPIMNVLFVTSLFAGVLAFHNGVARYLYVAGRERLLPASIGVTHPVYHSPHAGSVIQTITAVLVVALFAATGQDPVLALFSWLTNVGTLAVMVLMAFTAFAIVAFFNRNPGLESNALVTKIIPVITGIILIAVIIAIAINFGDLAGATGLLAVFLPGLVVIAGVIGLGLAAMLKSGRPLEFARLGAGQEI from the coding sequence ATGGACAATCAATCGTCGCCCGCAACCGGCGCCAACCAGCTGCGCAGGAATGCGCTCGGAGTCGGTGCCGTCACATTTCTCGTGGTATCGGCCGCCGCGCCGTTGACGGCGGTCGCCGGCGGTGTGCCGCTGGCAATGCTGCTCGGCAACGGCGCCGGCATTCCCGGCACGTTTCTGCTGGTCACGCTGATCCTTCTGATGTTTTCGATCGGCTACGTCGCCATGGCGCGGCATATCCGCAACGCCGGCGCCTTCTACGCCTATACCGCGCAGGGGCTCGGCGGGTTGATGGGCGGTGCCGCCGCGATGATCGCGATCCTTGCCTATAACGCGATGCAGATCGGCGTCTTCGGCCTGTTCGGCGCGGCGACCGCCGGCCTCTTTGCCGGGCTCGGCCTCGACCTGCCCTGGTGGGTCTGGACCTTCATCGGCATCGCGATTGTCGGCGTTCTCGGCTACCGCCGCGTCGACCTGTCAGCGAAAGTGCTGACGGTGCTCGTCATTCTCGAATATCTCGTCGTGCTGGTCATCGACGTTGCGATCATCGCCAAGGGCGGCGACAGCGGCCTGACGATGACGTCCTTCGCGCCTTCGGCCCTGATGTCCGGCTCGCCGTCGATCGGCATCCTGTTCTGCTTTGCAGCCTTCATCGGCTTCGAGGCGACGACGATCTACAGCGAGGAAGCCCGCGATCCGCACAGGACCGTGCCGCGCGCGACCTATATTTCCGTGCTGATTATCGGCGTTTTCTACATGCTGACATCCTGGCTGATGGTGAATGCGGCCGGTGCAGACAAGCTGGTGCCGGAACTGCAGGGCCTTGCCGATCCGACCACCTTCCTCTTCGGTCTCGCCGAGCGCTATGCCGGAGGCTGGCTGCCGCCGATCATGAATGTACTCTTCGTCACCAGCCTGTTTGCCGGCGTGTTGGCGTTTCACAATGGTGTCGCCCGCTATCTCTACGTCGCTGGCCGCGAGCGCCTGTTGCCGGCTTCGATCGGCGTCACCCATCCGGTCTACCATAGCCCGCACGCCGGCTCGGTCATCCAGACGATTACAGCTGTGCTTGTCGTTGCGCTGTTTGCGGCAACCGGACAGGATCCGGTGCTGGCGCTGTTTTCCTGGCTGACCAATGTCGGCACGCTGGCCGTGATGGTGCTGATGGCGTTTACCGCCTTTGCCATCGTCGCTTTCTTCAATCGCAATCCGGGATTGGAATCGAATGCGCTGGTGACCAAGATCATCCCGGTCATCACAGGCATCATCCTGATTGCAGTGATCATCGCCATTGCGATCAACTTCGGCGACCTCGCCGGCGCCACCGGTCTGCTTGCGGTCTTCCTGCCCGGACTTGTCGTTATCGCTGGCGTCATCGGGCTTGGCTTGGCGGCGATGCTCAAATCGGGCCGTCCGCTCGAATTTGCCCGGCTTGGCGCCGGCCAGGAGATCTGA
- a CDS encoding alpha/beta hydrolase, with protein MRKSDYPKGTVSRLSVDSDVLKSNRLGDPSRRDVDVYIPANHDGAGLPLLVDLVGFTAGGPLHTAWKAFFENVPERLDRLIATGQMPPVVVAFPDCFTSLGGNQYVNSEVVGRWEDFLIDEMLPAVETRFGCGGTGRRGVFGKSSGGYGAFSHAFRRPDVWAAAASHSGDAGFDLMAADFPMVLRALARHDLSIESWFRAYEAREKHADEDIPVLLVLAQAASYDPDPNLEAFKGLRLPVDLETCELIDDRWQNWMACVPLSSPRPMGTTSASSRPSTWIAALWISTICSTAIAASIGR; from the coding sequence ATGCGGAAGTCAGATTATCCCAAGGGCACGGTGTCCCGTCTCAGCGTCGACAGCGACGTGCTTAAAAGCAACAGGCTCGGGGATCCGAGCCGCCGCGACGTCGATGTCTATATCCCGGCAAACCATGATGGCGCCGGCCTGCCGTTGCTCGTCGATCTCGTCGGCTTTACGGCCGGCGGCCCTCTGCACACCGCCTGGAAAGCCTTCTTCGAGAACGTCCCGGAGCGCCTGGACCGGCTGATTGCGACCGGGCAGATGCCGCCGGTGGTCGTCGCCTTTCCCGATTGCTTCACTTCTCTTGGCGGCAACCAATATGTCAACAGCGAGGTCGTCGGCCGTTGGGAGGATTTCCTCATCGACGAGATGCTTCCGGCAGTCGAAACCCGCTTCGGCTGCGGCGGCACCGGACGGCGCGGCGTTTTTGGAAAAAGCTCGGGTGGCTACGGCGCGTTCTCCCACGCCTTCCGGCGGCCGGATGTCTGGGCTGCGGCAGCGAGCCATTCCGGAGACGCCGGCTTCGACCTGATGGCGGCTGACTTTCCCATGGTGCTGCGCGCGCTTGCGCGGCATGATCTCTCGATTGAAAGCTGGTTTCGAGCCTATGAGGCCCGGGAGAAACATGCCGATGAGGACATCCCCGTCCTCCTCGTTTTGGCCCAGGCGGCAAGCTACGACCCCGATCCCAACCTCGAGGCCTTCAAAGGCCTGCGGCTCCCGGTCGATCTGGAGACCTGCGAGCTCATCGACGACCGCTGGCAGAATTGGATGGCGTGCGTCCCGTTGAGCTCGCCAAGACCCATGGGCACAACATCGGCAAGCTCAAGGCCTTCTACATGGATTGCGGCACTGTGGATCAGTACAATCTGCTCTACGGCAATCGCCGCATCCATCGGACGCTGA
- a CDS encoding type 1 glutamine amidotransferase domain-containing protein, producing the protein MPSIDTAKILILATDGYERSELHVPRDELSKRGAKVTIASLEKRAIKSWDKGDWGDTVDVDLTAKDVFVRDFDALVLPGGQINPDLLRKNPDAMRVVTDFVQSGKVVAAICHAPWLLVEADALKGRKATSYASIRKDVENAGAQWVDLKVVSDHGIVTSRSPDDLDAFVAKIVEEIEEGRHDRRAA; encoded by the coding sequence ATGCCATCGATCGACACAGCCAAAATTCTGATCCTCGCTACCGACGGCTACGAGCGCTCGGAACTGCACGTCCCGCGCGACGAACTGTCAAAGCGCGGCGCCAAAGTGACCATCGCATCGCTGGAAAAACGGGCCATCAAGAGTTGGGACAAGGGCGACTGGGGCGACACCGTTGACGTCGACCTGACGGCAAAGGACGTGTTCGTGCGAGACTTTGATGCGCTTGTGCTGCCAGGCGGGCAGATCAACCCGGACCTGCTAAGGAAGAACCCCGACGCGATGCGCGTCGTCACCGATTTCGTGCAGTCGGGCAAGGTGGTGGCAGCCATCTGTCATGCGCCGTGGCTGCTTGTCGAAGCCGACGCCTTGAAGGGGCGCAAGGCAACGTCCTATGCCTCCATCCGCAAGGATGTGGAGAATGCCGGCGCGCAATGGGTCGATCTGAAGGTCGTCAGCGACCACGGTATCGTCACCTCCCGCTCGCCAGACGATCTCGACGCCTTTGTTGCCAAGATCGTTGAGGAGATCGAAGAGGGTCGCCACGATCGGCGTGCCGCTTAA
- a CDS encoding 4-hydroxyphenylacetate 3-hydroxylase N-terminal domain-containing protein — translation MRAEDFRADKARPFTGAEYLESLRDGREVYINGERIADVTTHPAMRNSARSLARLYDALHDPARKETLTTPTDTGSGGYTHKYFRVARSSADLVAQQGAIAEWARMSYGWMGRTADYKAALMNTLGANASWYGPFKDNALAWHKRAQEAALFMNHAIVNPPIDRHKPADAVKDVFVHITKETDAGIYVSGAKVVATSSALTHYNFLAQSSATVTEDPSLSVMFIVPMNAPGIKMFCRVSYEQTANTVGHPFDYPLSSRFDENDAILVLDNVFVPWEDVLVLRDAAKILSFHPASGFMHGYCFQGCTRFAVKLDFLAGLLAKALRATGGDAFRGNQAALGEVIALRHMFWSFSNAMAYNPIPWADGAVLPNLEAALSYRTFMSEAYPRVVDTIRRVIASGLIYLPSSVRDFGNGEIDRYLAQYVRGSNDMGHIERIKIMKLLWDATGTEFGGRHALYELNYAGAPEEVRLQVLKGAERGGRLKEMEALVDTCMSDYDQHGWTGDTWLPPIGAEAPIRNAAE, via the coding sequence ATGAGAGCTGAGGATTTTCGCGCCGACAAGGCGCGCCCGTTTACCGGGGCCGAATATCTCGAAAGCCTGCGTGATGGCCGCGAGGTCTATATCAACGGCGAGCGCATCGCCGATGTGACCACCCACCCAGCCATGCGCAATTCGGCCCGCTCGCTGGCAAGGCTCTACGATGCGCTGCACGACCCGGCGAGGAAAGAGACCCTGACCACCCCCACTGACACCGGCTCCGGCGGCTACACCCACAAATATTTCCGCGTCGCCCGATCGTCTGCCGACCTCGTTGCCCAGCAGGGCGCGATCGCCGAATGGGCGCGCATGTCCTACGGCTGGATGGGACGCACGGCCGACTACAAGGCGGCGTTGATGAACACGCTTGGCGCCAACGCCTCCTGGTACGGACCCTTCAAGGACAATGCACTCGCCTGGCACAAACGCGCCCAGGAAGCGGCGCTGTTCATGAACCATGCGATCGTCAACCCGCCGATCGACCGGCATAAACCTGCCGATGCGGTGAAAGACGTGTTCGTTCATATCACCAAGGAAACCGATGCCGGCATCTATGTCTCCGGCGCCAAGGTGGTGGCGACGTCGTCGGCGCTGACGCACTATAATTTCCTTGCCCAGAGCTCGGCAACAGTGACCGAGGATCCGTCGCTCTCGGTGATGTTCATCGTCCCGATGAATGCGCCTGGAATCAAGATGTTCTGCCGCGTCTCCTACGAGCAGACGGCCAACACTGTCGGCCATCCCTTCGACTATCCGCTGTCGTCGCGCTTCGACGAGAACGATGCCATCCTGGTGCTCGACAATGTGTTCGTGCCCTGGGAGGACGTGCTCGTGCTGCGCGATGCCGCCAAGATCCTTTCGTTTCATCCGGCATCGGGCTTCATGCACGGCTACTGCTTCCAGGGTTGCACCCGCTTTGCCGTCAAGCTCGACTTCCTCGCCGGCCTGCTGGCCAAAGCGCTGCGGGCAACCGGCGGCGACGCGTTTCGCGGCAACCAGGCAGCCCTTGGCGAGGTCATCGCGCTTCGGCACATGTTCTGGAGCTTTTCCAATGCCATGGCCTACAACCCCATCCCGTGGGCGGATGGCGCCGTTCTGCCCAATCTCGAAGCCGCACTCTCTTACCGAACGTTCATGTCGGAAGCCTATCCGCGAGTGGTCGACACCATTCGCCGGGTTATCGCGTCCGGCCTCATCTACCTGCCGTCCTCGGTCAGGGATTTCGGCAATGGCGAGATCGATCGCTACCTCGCGCAATATGTCCGCGGCTCCAACGACATGGGGCATATCGAGCGCATCAAGATCATGAAGCTGCTGTGGGACGCGACCGGCACCGAGTTCGGCGGGCGCCATGCGCTCTATGAACTCAACTATGCCGGCGCGCCTGAAGAAGTCCGCCTGCAGGTGCTGAAGGGCGCCGAGCGCGGCGGGCGTCTGAAAGAGATGGAAGCCCTCGTCGACACCTGTATGAGCGACTACGACCAGCATGGCTGGACCGGCGACACCTGGCTGCCGCCAATTGGCGCCGAGGCGCCGATCCGCAATGCGGCCGAGTGA
- a CDS encoding sensor domain-containing diguanylate cyclase, with the protein MTGSSDTNIFDLAPIAMWIEDFSGVTTQFDRWRAEGVVDIRAYLREDLTRVAACSSRIRVLQVNRRTLDLFEARDLDHLSANLSKVFRDEMLDSHVNELAELWEGKTEFSSSAVNYTLSGRRLDIQLRGSVLPGYENTLGRLLLTTEDVTAREEARRNELANRRYAEGIFEHSPVSLWVEDFSRIKLLLEDVRHRGIVDFRVFTDVHPEFVRQCMSEIRVIDINQATLDLFCAPDRNTLLQRLGDIFRNEMEKHFKEQLIELWNGNLLHHREVVNYALDGSERHVLLQFSVLPGHEGDWSLVQVALTDITARKKAEAYLEYLGKHDVLTKLHNRAFYMDELNRLERKSLRPVSAIVIDLDGLKAANDQLGHDAGDALLRRLGEVLNGAVSQPNHAARIGGDEFAILMPGADRLAAATMVETINELLKINNQFYSNAPLSISLGVSTSDTGESMEALVKRADLSMYEQKRARYATKESRDAQYAKAASERGGAASAA; encoded by the coding sequence ATGACAGGTTCTTCCGACACCAATATTTTTGATCTGGCGCCGATCGCGATGTGGATCGAGGATTTCAGCGGGGTCACAACGCAGTTCGATCGTTGGCGGGCCGAGGGCGTGGTCGATATCCGCGCCTATCTCAGAGAAGACTTGACGCGTGTCGCCGCCTGCTCCAGCCGAATTCGTGTCCTGCAGGTCAATCGCCGGACACTGGACCTGTTTGAAGCCAGGGATCTCGATCACCTCTCCGCGAACCTGTCGAAGGTCTTTCGCGATGAAATGCTCGACAGCCATGTCAATGAGCTTGCCGAATTGTGGGAGGGCAAGACCGAGTTCAGCAGCAGCGCGGTCAACTACACGCTGTCTGGCCGCAGGCTCGACATTCAGCTGCGCGGCTCGGTGCTACCAGGATACGAGAACACGCTCGGCCGGTTGCTGCTGACGACGGAAGATGTCACGGCGCGTGAGGAGGCGCGCCGCAACGAACTGGCCAACCGCCGTTACGCCGAAGGTATCTTCGAGCATTCGCCGGTGTCGTTGTGGGTCGAGGACTTCAGTCGCATCAAGTTGCTGCTCGAGGATGTCCGTCATCGAGGGATCGTCGATTTTCGCGTGTTCACGGACGTCCATCCGGAGTTCGTGCGCCAGTGCATGAGCGAGATCAGGGTCATCGACATCAACCAGGCGACGCTCGACCTGTTCTGCGCGCCGGATCGGAACACGTTGCTGCAGCGTCTCGGCGACATTTTCCGCAACGAGATGGAGAAGCACTTCAAGGAGCAGTTGATCGAGCTGTGGAACGGCAATCTTCTGCACCACCGCGAGGTGGTCAATTATGCGCTCGACGGTTCCGAGCGCCACGTCCTGCTGCAATTCTCCGTGCTTCCGGGCCATGAAGGCGACTGGTCGCTGGTCCAGGTGGCGTTGACCGATATCACCGCACGCAAGAAGGCCGAGGCCTATCTCGAATATCTCGGCAAGCATGACGTGCTGACCAAGCTGCACAACCGCGCCTTCTACATGGACGAGCTGAACAGGCTGGAGCGCAAGTCGCTTCGCCCGGTCTCGGCCATCGTCATCGATCTTGATGGCCTGAAAGCGGCCAACGACCAGCTTGGCCACGACGCCGGTGATGCCCTCCTGCGCCGGCTCGGCGAAGTGTTGAACGGTGCGGTGTCGCAGCCCAACCATGCCGCCCGCATCGGCGGCGACGAGTTCGCCATCCTGATGCCGGGTGCCGACCGGCTGGCAGCGGCCACCATGGTCGAGACGATCAACGAACTGTTGAAGATCAACAACCAGTTCTATTCCAACGCTCCCCTCAGCATATCGCTCGGCGTTTCGACCAGCGATACCGGCGAATCGATGGAGGCGCTGGTCAAGCGAGCGGACCTCAGCATGTACGAGCAGAAGCGGGCGCGATACGCCACAAAGGAGAGCCGTGACGCCCAATATGCCAAGGCGGCCAGCGAGCGTGGCGGCGCAGCCTCGGCGGCCTAG